A region of the Thiomicrorhabdus sp. genome:
CTGGTTAATGCCGAATTAAAGAACCTTAAGTTAACTAATAATGAAAGCGACCTTTCAACTCTTCTTCCTGAACAACTTGGAGAATTGATAACTCATTTTTCAGAAAAATCTGAAATGGCACATAAAGATTCATTGCTAATGGCTAGATTCGCACTGGCATTCCTTATCACTATAATCACTTTAATATTTACAAAAAACAACATTGATACAGGTTTAACTGACATTATACATAGGGTGGGTATTGCAAACTTATTATCAATCATGTTTATTGTTTTTTTCGCTTTGATGATTACAGGCTCGTATTACCAAAGAGTTTCTCGTGCATTTTTCAATCAAACCTCATTATTTAGAAAAATAAAAATAATGGCGCATGCAAGGCCGGATAAAAACGAACCCACCTCCCCTTAAATCACAAATAATTGCAAATAATTGGGGTCAGAGTAAAATTAATTTTTATTCTTGAAAAAATAAGCGGATTCATCAGGCCTGGTGTAATTTAAGTTAAATAACAGGCATAAAAAAACCAGACATCTCATAAGAGAATATCTGGCTTTAGAATGTGGTAGCGGGGGCTGGATTTGAACCAACGACCTTCGGGTTATGAGCCCGACGAGCTACCAAGCTGCTCCACCCCGCGACAATTTGTAATTCGTAACGTTTCCGTTTCGATGTGGCGTATTATAGGGGGTTACAGAAATATTACAACCCTAAATGCTAAGTTTATTTAAGTTTTTTCTAATACATACTATTGGCAGTAGTTTTGAAGTGCTAAAAACAAAAAAGGGAGCATTTTAAGCTCCCTTTTAAAGTATTTAAAATACCGTATTACGCATTATTTTTTTGGATAAATTGTTTAAGGTTATAGCGGTAAATAAAGCCAGGAAAAGCAAAGATAATAAACATGAAAAAGGTAATGGTATAAAACTCCCAACCTTGTTGTGCTACATGCCCCATACTTTTATTTTCAAGCAAATATGCAAATAAGCCCGTAACTATAAAGTATAAGAACCATTCGGCCAAGTTAATCCATATAGACTTCTCTGGCACCTTTAAGAAAATAAACAGTCTATTTGATAGTATAAACGGAATATTAGCTAAAACGATTGCTGTGACAAGTAATAACCATACTGCTTGATTGACATCCATAACTTTACCCTTAAACGTAAAAAGCTCGTAAAACGAGCTTTATTTATTATTATTTATAATGCTTTTAAGCTATTGTAGCAGAGATCTATTAATGAGCTAGGCACTAAACCTAACACTAATAAAGCAATGGCAAATAAGCTAACTGCAATATTTGAACCTGAGCTTGTTGTTTCAATAAGTGAATTATCTTCTGGTTTATCAAAATACATCGCTTTAACGACTTTTAAGTAGTAGAAAGCACTGATAACAGCCATGATGACCGCGATTACGGCAATCCAAGTAAATCCAGCCTTGATAACTTCTTCAATGACTATGATTTTTGCCCAGAACCCTATGAATGGTGGAATACCAGCCATAGAGAATAGTACGATTAACATCATAAATGCTAACCATGGGTTACGATTGTTTAATCCTGCAAAATCAGAAATTTTATCAAACTCATTACCCGTTTTGGATAGTGCAACGATCATACCGAATCCAGCTACACCTGTCAGGGCATAGACAATCACATAGAACATTGCTGCTGAGTAACCTTCTGGCGTGGCTGCAATAACACCAAGCAGTAAGAAACCAACATGACCAATACCTGAATAAGCAAGCATACGTTTTAGGTTATCTTGAACAATCGCAATTAATGATCCAACCACAATTGAAAGAATAGAAATCATAATAATTAACGATTGCCAGTCTTCTACCAGGCCTGGTAAAGCTTGTTCAAGCAAACGATATAACATTGCAAAACCAGCTAATTTAGGTGCTGTACCTAAATATAAGGTAACCGCTGTTGGTGAACCTTGATACACATCAGGCATCCACATGTGGAATGGTACAGCACCTAATTTGAATGCTAAACCAATAACCACAAACACGACACCAAAAGATAAGACAACTTTATCTACGTTGCCTTCGGCAATAATCTTAGCCATTTCTGGGAAAGTAATAGAGCCAGTAGCACCATAAATCATTGAGAAACCGTATAACAACATACCTGTTGCAAGAGCACCTAATACAAAATATTTAATGGCAGCTTCAAGTCCCTGTCCGTAATCTTTTCTTAATGCAATCATGGCGTACATTGCTAAAGACATGATTTCTAAACCGATAAACATGGTAATCATGTTATTAGCCGAGATCATCACGAACATACCCAATACACCAAACAACCCGATGATGAAGAATTCACCAGTGAAAAATTTATGCTGTAGCAGGTATTCACGAGAGAATAAGAAGACACCTAAACTCACTATAATGGTGAAAAGTTTAAGAACATCAGCAAAACTATCGCGTATAAAGCTACCGTCAAATGTAATGACGGGGGCGGTAGTAAAGCTTGTAATAATTAAATAGCCAACAACAATTAAACTAACTTGAGTAGCGTAATATGTGGCAAATTGGTAACGTTTAGACCAGAAAGTATCTGCAACCAAAATAAAAGAAATGAGTCCTAAAAGCACCATTTCTGGGATAGCTGGTGCGAATGACGGAATAACAAAATTCATATAATTAACTCACCTATATCCGATTAAAGTTTAGAAGTTGTAGCTTGAACTAATAAGTTCGCGACAGACGTGTGCATAACATCCATGACTGGACCTGGGTAAACACCAAGACCAACAACAGCTACAGCTAGAACAGCCATAATGGCAAATTCACGTTTATTTAAATCAGACAGTTGTTCGACATTTTCATTTGTAACAGCACCAAAGAATACACGTTTGACCATCCATAAGGTATAAGCTGCACCAATAACTAAGGTTAATGCCGCTAAAGTACCGTACCAAAGATTCGCTTTAAATGAGCTGATGATAACCATAAACTCACCTACAAACCCAGAGGTTCCTGGTAAACCTACGTTAGCCATTGAGAATAGAACAGCAAAGAACACGAACCATGGCATTTTATTAACAACACCACCATAGGCAGAAATTTCACGAGTATGCATGCGGTCGTATAACACACCGATGGCTAAGAACATGGCACCAGAGATGAATCCGTGAGAAATCATTTGTACCATGGCCCCTTCCATACCGATTTGAGCACCTTGGATAGAACCTGTGTTTTGCAAAATGTCATACACTAAGAACATACCTAGAGTTACAAACCCCATGTGAGAGATTGAAGAGTAAGCGACAAGCTTTTTCATATCACTCTGTACCATTGCAACAACACCAATATAAACAATAGCAATTAACGACAATACAATGACTAACCAGTCTAATGTCATCGATGCATCAGGAGTAATTGGTAAGCTGAAACGAACAAAACCATAACCACCCATCTTAAGCATGATTGCTGCTAGTACAACAGAACCTGCCGTTGGAGCTTCAACGTGAGCATCTGGTAACCAAGTATGTACCGGGAACATTGGAATTTTTACTGCAAAAGCAATTAAGAACGCCAAGAAGATTAAGATTTGTACGGTCATACCTAATTGCATGGCCTGAAAATCAAGAATACTGAAGCTTCCTGATTGGTAATACATATAGATAAATGAAACCAACATGAATACCGAACCGAAGAACGTATAAAGGAAGAACTTCATTGTTGCGTAAACACGACGAGGACCACCCCATTTACCAATAACGATAAACATAGGGATTAATAATGCTTCCCAGAACACATAGAAAAGAATCGAGTCTAGTGCAACAAAAACACCAACCATGATACCGCCCATAATAAGGAAAGCACCCATGTATTGTTCTACACGTTCTTTAATAACATCCCATGCAGAAGCGATAACCAACACTTGAGTAAAGGTAGTAAGCAATACCAAAGGCATTGATAAACCATCTACACCTAAGTGATAGCTAATGTTAAACATAGGTATCCAAGGGATATTTTCTTCAAACTGCATTGCAGCCGTTGTGACATCAAAATTAATCCACAAAGGAAGTGAAAGAATAAAAGTGAGGCCCGCAATTGCAAGTGATAACCACTTAGCAACTGTGTCGTTATTACGACCAGCAAATAATACCAGCAGACCACCAATTATTGGTAGCCACACTAGCGTGCTTAAAATAGGATAGCTTGATAGCATGTAGTCTATTCCCTTCTTCTTATTCTTTTAATTACCACAGAGTCCAAACTAGCATTGCTAGCAGACCAAAAATCATTACAAACGCGTAGTGATACATAAAACCAGTCTGAGACTGACGTAATGCAGCTGCTGAATTAGCAACTGTCATAAAGGCATTGGTTACCATTCCTGTGTCGATTAACTTAACGTCGATAACACGGGTAAAGAACTTACCTAATTTCTGACCACCTTCTACAAAAATGATTTCATTTAGTCGATCAAATCCGTATGCATTATCTAGAACATAGAAACCTCTAGGGCACATTGCTTTTAGCTTGCCAGGAATAGTTGGTACTTTAATGTACATAAACCATGCTAGAACAACCGCTGATAATGCTAAGAAAACAGGCAATGTCATGAAAGAATGCAATATAAAATTGATCACACCATGATAATAGTCACTGTATACCGCTGACATGACATCATTCTGAGGTAGTACAAAGATTGAGTCACCAAAATATGCCCCAGTTAACATAGGTTCAATCATTGGAATACCCATTAGTAATGCTGGAATTGATAGCAAAATTAATGGCACAGTCACTACCCAAGGAGATTCTTTAATCTGATGAGTACGTACGTATTCACTTTCTTTACCATGGAAGACCAAGAAGAACATACGGAAATTATAAAATGCTGTAATAAATACACCCATTAATAAGAGTACATATGCAAGACTAGCACCGTATCTCTCTGATTCTCCTAATGATAATAAAATACTATCTTTTGAGAAGAAACCAGAAAAACCTGGGAAACCAATCAATGCCAAAGAACCAATCAACATAGTAATATAGGTAATTGGCATATACTTTCTCAATCCACCCATATCACGAATATCTTGCTTATGGTGCATGGCAATGATAACTGAACCAGCAGCCAAGAATAACAATGCTTTGAAGAAGGCATGTGTTAGTACATGGAACATACCTGCTGCATAAGCTGATGCACCCATTGCAGCTGTCATATAACCTAATTGCGATAGTGTTGAATAAGCAACAACACGCTTAATATCGTTCTGTATAAGACCTAACAAGCCCATCATAAGAGCCGTTACCGCACCAATAATCAAGACAAAACTTAGTGCTGCTTCAGATAGTTCGAATGCTGGTGATAGACGAGCCACCATGAAGATACCAGCAGTTACCATTGTTGCAGCATGAATTAATGCAGAAATTGGCGTTGGACCTTCCATTGATTCTGGCAGCCAAACATGTAAAGGCATTTGGGCTGATTTACCCATTGCACCAATAAATAGAAGAATCAGCATAACAGTGATCATTGACCATTCAACACCTGGAACAATTTCAATCATCACATCTTTATTAGCCGCTAACTGAGCAAAAAACTCGTTGTAGTCCATTGTATTGAAATAAACAAAAACGACTGCAATACCTAAAATAAATCCAAAGTCACCAACACGGTTAACTAAGAAGGCTTTTAAGTTTGCTTGAATAGCTGACTCACGTTTCATATAGAAACCAATCAATAGGTAAGAAACTAAACCTACTGCTTCCCAACCAAAGAATAGTTGTAGGAAGTTATTAGCCATAACCAATGAAAGCATTGAGAATGTAAACAATGAGATATAACTAAAGAAACGCTGGTAATAAGGGTTATCGTGATCATAATCTTCGTCATGATCCATATAACCAATTGTGTAAATATGAACCATTAACGATACAAACGTCACCACCAACATCATAGTGGCAGATAGTTGGTCAATCATAAAGCCAAGTTCAAACTTAATACCATCACTCACTAACCAAGTATATAAGCTTGCGTTATAGGCATCAGTACCCTTTAGTACAAATTCAAAGAACACATAAGCTGATAATACTGTAGAAACAGCAACACCAGCTATGGTTGAATAATGAGCACCTTTACGACCAACTTGTCGGCCAAATAGACCAGCTATAGCTGAACCAATTAAAGGGGCAAGTAAAATAACAATAAGAATTGTATGCAACATCAACAACTACCCCTTCAGTGATCCAAGATCATCAACATTGATGCTCTTACGATTACGGAATACTAAAACAATTATAGCTAAACCAATTGCAGCTTCTGCGGCGGCAACGGTTAAGATAAAAAATACGAAAATTTGACCCGTCACATCATTTAAATAATGTGAGAACGCAACTAGATTTGTATTAACAGCAAGCAGAAGTAGCTCAATTGCCATTAATAAAACAATGACGTTTTTTCTGTTTAAGAAAATACCCGCCATACTAATCATAAAAAGCACAGCACCAAAGATTAGGTAATCAGATAAAGCAATCATTTGTCATCCTCCTCTTTAGCAACAATATCTTTTTCGATGGTGGTTTCCATCTTAACCATACGGAAGCGGTCAGCTGCTTGTGTTTTAACTTGTTTATCAATATTTTGGTAGAGAACTTCTGTTGTTGGTCTACGACGTAGCGTTAAAGCAATCGCCGCAACAATTCCTAATAAAAGAAGTACTGCAGCCAAAACAAATGCATAAGCATGAGTTGTGTATAGAGGAATAGCAATTGATTCTGTATTACTAAAATCTGCGGCATGAGTTACAGGTGCTCCTGTGACTTCTAGACCAAAATGTTCTGGCCCTAAGACCAAATACATCATTGCAAAAATAGCCGCTGCTGCCATTGCCCCTAAAGGTAAGTATTTTGTAAAGCCTTCTTTAAGAATAGCCATATTGATGTCTAGCATCATGACTACAAAAAGGAAAAGTACCATTACTGCACCTACATAAACCAGGATAAGTACCAGGCCTAGAAATTCTGCCTGAGCCATGATCCAAATACCTGCTGTTGATACAAAAGCAAGAACAAGCCAAAGAGCTGCTTTAACAGGGTTCTTAACTGAAATCATCATTAAGCCTGCAATAGTGGCAATCGTAGCAAGAAGGTAAAATATAAATTGTTCAAATGTCATAACTATCTACTTTCCTATTAACGATATTTAGCATCAACTGCACGATCTGCAGCGATTTGCTCTTCATGTTCATCACCAAAAGCCAATAAATCTTCTTTGGTGCGTATATGCGGACCACGCTCGTGAAATTCATATTCAAACACTCGTGTTTCAACAATCGCATCTACTGGACAAGCTTCTTCACAAAAACCGCAGTAAATGCACTTGAACATATCGATATCATATTGCGTTGTACGACGTGTACCATCTTCACGCTCTTCTGATTCAATCGTAATTGCGTTAGCAGGACAAACTGCCTCGCATAATTTACAAGCAATACAACGCTCTTCACCATTCTCATAACGACGCAAAGCGTGGTGACCTCTAAAACGAGGTGAAAGTGGAGTTTTCTCTTCTGGATAACGTACTGTTATCTTTCTTTTGAAAAGATATTTACCTGTGACTGAAAGCCCTTTAAATAGCTCAGTAAGACCCCAGGTTTTAATTTGATGTTTTAAAAATTTACCCATGTCAGCCTCTATTAATTAAACCAAGGACCAAAGCTAAAGTATTGCATTGCACCAACAACGAATACCCAAACAATAGTTACTGGGATTAATACTTTCCACCCTAAACGCATTAATTGGTCATAACGGTAACGTGGGAATGTGGCACGTAACCATAAGAACACAAATAATAAGAATGATACTTTAAATGCTAACCAACCTAATTGTGGAACCCATGCAAATAATGATTCTAGTACTGGAATACCTTCAAAAGGTGATAACCAGCCTCCCAAGAACATAATTGATGTCATAAAGGAGATCAAAATCATCATGGCATATTCAGCAAGCATAAATACACCAAATGTCATACCAGAGTAATCAACGTGGAAACCTGCAACAATTTCTGCTTCACCTTCAATAACATCGAAAGGTGTACGGTTTGTTTCTGCTAAACCAGAAATGAAATAAACAAAGAACATTGGTAATAATGGCAATAGGTACCAGTGATATATACCACCCTTTTGACCATTAACAATCTCTGTTAAATTCATGCTTCCAGCAATCATTAATACAGTAACTAATGCAAAGCCCATAGCGATTTCATAAGAGATCTTTTGTGCGGAACCACGTAAAGCACCCAAAAATGCATACTTTGAGTTAGATGCCCAACCGGCAATAATTGTTCCGTAAACTAAAATTGAAGAGACCGCTAAAACATATAACACGCCTGCATTAATGTCAGCTACCACCATACCATCAGAAAATGGAATAACTGCCCATGCTGCTACAGCAGGGGCTAAAGCTAATACTGGGGCAATAATAAATAAGTACTTGTTAGATTGTGCAGGAAAGATAACTTCTTTAGTCATTAACTTTAATGCATCAGCAATTGGTTGCAATAAACCAACTGGTCCAACACGGTTAGGACCCATACGAACCTGCATATAACCAATAACTTTACGTTCAGCGTAAGTTAACCAGGCCACCACAAGCATAATAGGTAAAACAACAGCTACAGCTTGTAAAACAAGGGTAATAACGATTGCTAACCAATCAAATAAAAAGCCTGATAAAAAGGCTTGAAGTGCATCAAACATCAACTCTACCCTCTACCCATTGTTTCAATATTTGCATCAGGGGTT
Encoded here:
- a CDS encoding NADH-quinone oxidoreductase subunit J, translated to MTFEQFIFYLLATIATIAGLMMISVKNPVKAALWLVLAFVSTAGIWIMAQAEFLGLVLILVYVGAVMVLFLFVVMMLDINMAILKEGFTKYLPLGAMAAAAIFAMMYLVLGPEHFGLEVTGAPVTHAADFSNTESIAIPLYTTHAYAFVLAAVLLLLGIVAAIALTLRRRPTTEVLYQNIDKQVKTQAADRFRMVKMETTIEKDIVAKEEDDK
- a CDS encoding NADH-quinone oxidoreductase subunit M, whose product is MLSSYPILSTLVWLPIIGGLLVLFAGRNNDTVAKWLSLAIAGLTFILSLPLWINFDVTTAAMQFEENIPWIPMFNISYHLGVDGLSMPLVLLTTFTQVLVIASAWDVIKERVEQYMGAFLIMGGIMVGVFVALDSILFYVFWEALLIPMFIVIGKWGGPRRVYATMKFFLYTFFGSVFMLVSFIYMYYQSGSFSILDFQAMQLGMTVQILIFLAFLIAFAVKIPMFPVHTWLPDAHVEAPTAGSVVLAAIMLKMGGYGFVRFSLPITPDASMTLDWLVIVLSLIAIVYIGVVAMVQSDMKKLVAYSSISHMGFVTLGMFLVYDILQNTGSIQGAQIGMEGAMVQMISHGFISGAMFLAIGVLYDRMHTREISAYGGVVNKMPWFVFFAVLFSMANVGLPGTSGFVGEFMVIISSFKANLWYGTLAALTLVIGAAYTLWMVKRVFFGAVTNENVEQLSDLNKREFAIMAVLAVAVVGLGVYPGPVMDVMHTSVANLLVQATTSKL
- the nuoL gene encoding NADH-quinone oxidoreductase subunit L, encoding MLHTILIVILLAPLIGSAIAGLFGRQVGRKGAHYSTIAGVAVSTVLSAYVFFEFVLKGTDAYNASLYTWLVSDGIKFELGFMIDQLSATMMLVVTFVSLMVHIYTIGYMDHDEDYDHDNPYYQRFFSYISLFTFSMLSLVMANNFLQLFFGWEAVGLVSYLLIGFYMKRESAIQANLKAFLVNRVGDFGFILGIAVVFVYFNTMDYNEFFAQLAANKDVMIEIVPGVEWSMITVMLILLFIGAMGKSAQMPLHVWLPESMEGPTPISALIHAATMVTAGIFMVARLSPAFELSEAALSFVLIIGAVTALMMGLLGLIQNDIKRVVAYSTLSQLGYMTAAMGASAYAAGMFHVLTHAFFKALLFLAAGSVIIAMHHKQDIRDMGGLRKYMPITYITMLIGSLALIGFPGFSGFFSKDSILLSLGESERYGASLAYVLLLMGVFITAFYNFRMFFLVFHGKESEYVRTHQIKESPWVVTVPLILLSIPALLMGIPMIEPMLTGAYFGDSIFVLPQNDVMSAVYSDYYHGVINFILHSFMTLPVFLALSAVVLAWFMYIKVPTIPGKLKAMCPRGFYVLDNAYGFDRLNEIIFVEGGQKLGKFFTRVIDVKLIDTGMVTNAFMTVANSAAALRQSQTGFMYHYAFVMIFGLLAMLVWTLW
- the nuoN gene encoding NADH-quinone oxidoreductase subunit NuoN, which produces MNFVIPSFAPAIPEMVLLGLISFILVADTFWSKRYQFATYYATQVSLIVVGYLIITSFTTAPVITFDGSFIRDSFADVLKLFTIIVSLGVFLFSREYLLQHKFFTGEFFIIGLFGVLGMFVMISANNMITMFIGLEIMSLAMYAMIALRKDYGQGLEAAIKYFVLGALATGMLLYGFSMIYGATGSITFPEMAKIIAEGNVDKVVLSFGVVFVVIGLAFKLGAVPFHMWMPDVYQGSPTAVTLYLGTAPKLAGFAMLYRLLEQALPGLVEDWQSLIIMISILSIVVGSLIAIVQDNLKRMLAYSGIGHVGFLLLGVIAATPEGYSAAMFYVIVYALTGVAGFGMIVALSKTGNEFDKISDFAGLNNRNPWLAFMMLIVLFSMAGIPPFIGFWAKIIVIEEVIKAGFTWIAVIAVIMAVISAFYYLKVVKAMYFDKPEDNSLIETTSSGSNIAVSLFAIALLVLGLVPSSLIDLCYNSLKAL
- the nuoH gene encoding NADH-quinone oxidoreductase subunit NuoH, producing the protein MFDALQAFLSGFLFDWLAIVITLVLQAVAVVLPIMLVVAWLTYAERKVIGYMQVRMGPNRVGPVGLLQPIADALKLMTKEVIFPAQSNKYLFIIAPVLALAPAVAAWAVIPFSDGMVVADINAGVLYVLAVSSILVYGTIIAGWASNSKYAFLGALRGSAQKISYEIAMGFALVTVLMIAGSMNLTEIVNGQKGGIYHWYLLPLLPMFFVYFISGLAETNRTPFDVIEGEAEIVAGFHVDYSGMTFGVFMLAEYAMMILISFMTSIMFLGGWLSPFEGIPVLESLFAWVPQLGWLAFKVSFLLFVFLWLRATFPRYRYDQLMRLGWKVLIPVTIVWVFVVGAMQYFSFGPWFN
- a CDS encoding DUF2818 family protein codes for the protein MDVNQAVWLLLVTAIVLANIPFILSNRLFIFLKVPEKSIWINLAEWFLYFIVTGLFAYLLENKSMGHVAQQGWEFYTITFFMFIIFAFPGFIYRYNLKQFIQKNNA
- the nuoK gene encoding NADH-quinone oxidoreductase subunit NuoK; the encoded protein is MIALSDYLIFGAVLFMISMAGIFLNRKNVIVLLMAIELLLLAVNTNLVAFSHYLNDVTGQIFVFFILTVAAAEAAIGLAIIVLVFRNRKSINVDDLGSLKG
- the nuoI gene encoding NADH-quinone oxidoreductase subunit NuoI, translating into MGKFLKHQIKTWGLTELFKGLSVTGKYLFKRKITVRYPEEKTPLSPRFRGHHALRRYENGEERCIACKLCEAVCPANAITIESEEREDGTRRTTQYDIDMFKCIYCGFCEEACPVDAIVETRVFEYEFHERGPHIRTKEDLLAFGDEHEEQIAADRAVDAKYR